From Streptomyces sp. NBC_01754, a single genomic window includes:
- a CDS encoding GMC family oxidoreductase: MSQDSPAQKPAGPAVPAADDADYDYDVLVVGSGFGGAVSALRLSEKGYRVGVLEAGRRFTRETLPRNSWDIKNYLWAPALGLFGIQRVHLLGKVMVLAGAGVGGGSLNYANTLYVPPAPFFEDRQWAGITDWQDELAPYYDQAKRMLGVRLNPTTTPADVHLKAAAETMGVGDTFHLAPVGVFFGDGRDAEGTARAKPGAEVADPYFGGAGPARRACTECGECMTGCRHGAKNTLNENYLYLAQKAGAVIHPMTSVLAVTDDPDGGYRVSAVPTHRRRKAKPTVLRARQVVVAAGTYGTQTLLHTMKDRGLLPRLSARLGELTRTNSEGLVGAQTSDRRYRGKHGVAKADFTKGVAITSSVHPDENTHIEPVRYGRGSNAMGALTVLQVPYSRHRVRAWFGNVARHPLLTVRSLSNRRWSERTIIGLVMQSLDNSLTAYRKPGGIGKGLLTARQGHGAPNPTQIAEATQAATLLAQEINGFAGSNIGELMGTPLTAHFLGGCAIGESAETGVIDPYHRLYGHPGISVVDGSAVSANLGVNPSLTITAQAERAMSFWPNKGEADPRPAQGEGYARLAAVEPQTPAVPEKAFGALRLPFLGMPAMPPKAAAPDA, from the coding sequence ATGTCCCAGGACAGCCCTGCCCAGAAACCGGCCGGTCCGGCCGTCCCGGCGGCGGACGACGCCGACTACGACTACGACGTCCTCGTCGTGGGATCGGGCTTCGGCGGGGCGGTCTCGGCCCTGCGACTGAGTGAGAAGGGATACCGGGTCGGTGTGCTGGAGGCGGGCCGCCGCTTCACCCGGGAGACCCTGCCCAGGAACTCCTGGGACATCAAGAACTACCTGTGGGCCCCGGCGCTGGGCCTGTTCGGCATCCAGCGGGTGCACCTGCTGGGCAAGGTGATGGTGCTGGCCGGCGCCGGGGTGGGCGGCGGCTCCCTCAACTACGCCAACACCCTGTACGTGCCGCCCGCGCCGTTCTTCGAGGACCGCCAGTGGGCCGGCATCACGGACTGGCAGGACGAACTGGCCCCCTACTACGACCAGGCGAAGCGGATGCTGGGCGTCCGGCTCAATCCGACCACGACCCCCGCGGACGTCCACCTCAAGGCCGCCGCCGAGACCATGGGCGTCGGGGACACCTTCCACCTCGCCCCGGTCGGCGTCTTCTTCGGAGACGGCCGGGACGCCGAAGGCACCGCACGGGCGAAGCCCGGCGCGGAGGTCGCCGATCCCTACTTCGGTGGCGCCGGCCCCGCCCGCCGGGCCTGCACCGAATGCGGTGAGTGCATGACGGGCTGCCGCCACGGGGCGAAGAACACCCTCAACGAGAACTACCTGTACCTGGCCCAGAAGGCGGGAGCGGTCATCCACCCGATGACCTCCGTCCTCGCGGTCACCGACGACCCGGACGGCGGTTACCGGGTGTCGGCCGTGCCGACGCACCGCCGCCGCAAGGCGAAGCCCACCGTGCTGCGCGCCCGCCAGGTGGTCGTGGCGGCGGGCACGTACGGCACCCAGACCCTGCTGCACACCATGAAGGACCGGGGCCTGCTGCCGAGGCTCTCCGCGCGGCTCGGGGAGCTGACCCGGACCAACTCCGAGGGCCTGGTCGGCGCACAGACCAGCGACCGCCGCTACCGCGGGAAGCACGGTGTCGCGAAGGCCGACTTCACCAAGGGCGTCGCCATCACCTCCTCGGTCCACCCCGACGAGAACACCCACATCGAACCCGTGCGCTACGGCAGGGGTTCCAACGCGATGGGGGCGCTGACCGTCCTCCAGGTCCCCTACAGCAGGCACCGGGTCCGGGCCTGGTTCGGCAACGTGGCCAGGCACCCGCTGCTGACGGTGCGTTCACTGTCCAACCGGCGCTGGTCGGAGCGGACCATCATCGGGCTCGTCATGCAGTCGCTGGACAACTCCCTGACGGCGTACCGCAAACCGGGCGGTATCGGCAAGGGGCTGCTCACCGCCCGGCAGGGCCACGGGGCGCCCAACCCGACGCAGATAGCGGAGGCGACCCAGGCCGCCACCCTGCTCGCCCAGGAGATCAACGGCTTCGCCGGCTCGAACATCGGGGAGCTGATGGGGACCCCGCTCACCGCGCACTTCCTCGGCGGCTGCGCGATCGGGGAGAGCGCCGAGACGGGTGTCATCGACCCGTACCACCGGCTCTACGGGCATCCGGGCATCTCGGTGGTCGACGGCTCGGCGGTCTCCGCCAACCTCGGCGTCAACCCGTCGCTGACCATCACCGCGCAGGCGGAACGGGCGATGTCGTTCTGGCCCAACAAGGGTGAGGCGGACCCGCGTCCGGCGCAGGGCGAGGGCTACGCGCGGCTGGCCGCGGTCGAGCCGCAGACGCCCGCGGTACCGGAGAAGGCCTTCGGGGCGCTGAGGCTTCCCTTCCTGGGGATGCCGGCCATGCCCCCGAAGGCGGCCGCTCCCGACGCCTGA
- a CDS encoding LAETG motif-containing sortase-dependent surface protein → MKLRRSMALAAATAVVAPVVLLSASAAYADPDPATTESSSPESASPSPSPSSGTDTTPEGNESAAPDTDKPGTPGDTTEEGEETAKPEEGGEGGGTEPSATPSETPGTPPEPTPTRSEDAGPEEEPTATCEPRPLELSVEGLAAKIVRGSGWHTFRLNAYNDSRTTVDNVLFFAGASTDKHGDDLFTTKQVELQALNEGTWKDVSDSGLAAGIVGATDVIKPGYEVDIELRVKVKKSAPVGAGFTLGGGLVFGEDEASEPCFTDVSYRFQIVGAGAEDGAKPQEGGRIPLPPTTKPKAGTARLTGTLAETGSLSSTPVIALAGGAAVVLGAGAMFVVRRRTNGDAAA, encoded by the coding sequence ATGAAGCTTCGCCGCAGCATGGCGCTCGCCGCCGCCACCGCCGTCGTCGCACCCGTCGTCCTCCTCTCGGCGTCGGCCGCGTACGCCGACCCGGACCCCGCGACGACCGAGAGCAGCTCCCCGGAGTCCGCCTCCCCGTCTCCCTCCCCGTCGTCCGGCACGGACACCACTCCGGAGGGGAACGAGTCGGCCGCCCCCGACACCGACAAGCCCGGGACCCCGGGTGACACCACCGAGGAGGGCGAGGAGACCGCGAAGCCCGAGGAGGGCGGGGAGGGCGGCGGCACGGAGCCTTCCGCCACACCGTCCGAGACACCGGGCACGCCCCCGGAGCCGACCCCCACGCGCTCCGAGGACGCCGGCCCCGAGGAGGAGCCCACAGCGACGTGCGAGCCCCGCCCGCTGGAGCTCTCCGTCGAGGGTCTCGCCGCCAAGATCGTCCGGGGCAGCGGCTGGCACACCTTCCGGCTCAACGCCTACAACGACTCGAGGACCACGGTGGACAACGTCCTGTTCTTCGCGGGCGCCTCGACGGACAAGCACGGTGACGACCTCTTCACCACGAAGCAGGTCGAGCTTCAGGCCCTCAACGAGGGGACCTGGAAGGACGTGTCCGATTCAGGGCTGGCAGCGGGCATCGTCGGTGCGACCGACGTGATCAAGCCGGGCTACGAGGTCGACATCGAACTGCGCGTCAAGGTGAAGAAGAGCGCCCCGGTGGGTGCGGGCTTCACCCTCGGCGGCGGTCTCGTCTTCGGCGAGGACGAGGCGTCCGAGCCGTGCTTCACGGATGTCAGCTACCGGTTCCAGATCGTCGGGGCCGGGGCCGAGGACGGCGCCAAGCCCCAGGAGGGTGGCAGGATCCCGCTCCCGCCGACGACGAAGCCGAAGGCCGGCACCGCCCGGCTCACGGGCACCCTGGCCGAGACCGGTTCACTCTCCTCGACGCCGGTGATCGCCCTCGCGGGCGGCGCGGCCGTGGTGCTCGGCGCCGGCGCGATGTTCGTCGTGCGCCGCCGCACCAACGGCGACGCCGCCGCGTAA
- a CDS encoding chorismate mutase has protein sequence MTSTAPTKTAAERTGAHTDEAAALIGDARTRIDTLDDRIIGLVQERMAVSAVIQEARITSGGRRVNLSREMDVLGHYSDALGKPGTALAMTLLELCRGRV, from the coding sequence ATGACCAGCACCGCACCCACGAAGACGGCCGCCGAGCGCACCGGCGCGCACACCGACGAGGCCGCCGCCCTGATCGGCGACGCCCGGACGCGCATCGACACCCTGGACGACCGGATCATCGGCCTCGTCCAGGAACGCATGGCGGTCTCGGCGGTGATCCAGGAGGCGAGGATCACCTCCGGCGGCCGCCGGGTGAACCTCTCCCGCGAGATGGACGTCCTGGGCCACTACAGCGACGCCCTGGGCAAGCCGGGCACGGCCCTCGCCATGACGCTGCTGGAGTTGTGCCGCGGCCGGGTGTGA
- the guaA gene encoding glutamine-hydrolyzing GMP synthase produces the protein MPAAPPAAPDSTTDVVLVVDFGAQYAQLIARRVREARVYSEIVPSTMPVAEMLAKNPRAIILSGGPSSVYAEGAPRLDRSLFEAGVPVFGMCYGFQLMATVLGGTVDDNGAREYGRTPLAVSEPGSTLFEGTPAEQSVWMSHGDACSAAPEGFTVTASTDVVPVAAFENDEKKLYGVQYHPEVMHSAYGQQVLEHFLYRGAGIEPAWTTSNVVEEQVALIREQVGTKRAICGLSGGVDSAVAAALVQKAIGSQLTCVYVDHGLMRKGESEQVEKDFVASTGVRLKVVDAEKRFLDALAGVSDPEQKRKIIGREFIRVFEQAQAEIVAEAAEGEDVAFLVQGTLYPDVVESGGGTGTANIKSHHNVGGLPEDIEFQLVEPLRQLFKDEVRMVGQELGLPEEIVQRQPFPGPGLGIRIVGEVTKERLDLLREADAIAREELTAAGLDRDIWQCPVVLLADVRSVGVQGDGRTYGHPIVLRPVSSEDAMTADWSRLPYETLAKISTRITNEVAEVNRVVLDVTSKPPGTIEWE, from the coding sequence GTGCCAGCAGCACCCCCCGCCGCCCCCGACAGCACCACAGACGTGGTCCTCGTAGTCGACTTCGGCGCCCAGTACGCCCAGCTCATCGCCCGCCGTGTCCGGGAGGCCCGGGTCTACAGCGAGATCGTCCCGTCCACCATGCCGGTGGCCGAGATGCTGGCCAAGAACCCACGCGCGATCATCCTGTCCGGCGGTCCGTCCTCGGTGTACGCGGAGGGGGCGCCCCGTCTGGACCGGTCGCTGTTCGAGGCCGGGGTCCCGGTCTTCGGCATGTGCTACGGCTTCCAGCTGATGGCCACCGTCCTCGGCGGCACGGTCGACGACAACGGCGCGCGTGAGTACGGCCGCACCCCGCTGGCCGTCTCCGAGCCCGGCTCCACCCTCTTCGAGGGGACGCCCGCCGAGCAGTCCGTGTGGATGTCCCACGGCGACGCCTGCTCCGCCGCCCCCGAGGGCTTCACCGTCACCGCGTCCACGGACGTCGTCCCGGTCGCCGCCTTCGAGAACGACGAGAAGAAGCTCTACGGCGTCCAGTACCACCCGGAGGTCATGCACTCGGCCTACGGCCAGCAGGTCCTGGAGCACTTCCTCTACCGGGGCGCGGGCATCGAGCCGGCCTGGACGACCAGCAACGTCGTCGAGGAGCAGGTCGCCCTGATCCGCGAGCAGGTCGGCACCAAGCGGGCCATCTGCGGCCTCTCCGGCGGTGTGGACTCGGCGGTCGCCGCGGCCCTCGTCCAGAAGGCCATCGGCTCCCAGCTCACCTGCGTGTACGTCGACCACGGCCTGATGCGCAAGGGCGAGAGCGAGCAGGTCGAGAAGGACTTCGTGGCGTCCACCGGCGTCAGGCTCAAGGTGGTCGACGCCGAGAAGCGCTTCCTCGACGCGCTGGCCGGGGTCAGCGACCCCGAGCAGAAGCGGAAGATCATCGGCCGGGAGTTCATCCGGGTCTTCGAGCAGGCCCAGGCCGAGATCGTGGCCGAGGCGGCGGAGGGCGAGGACGTCGCGTTCCTCGTGCAGGGCACCCTCTACCCGGACGTGGTGGAGTCCGGCGGCGGCACCGGCACCGCCAACATCAAGTCCCACCACAATGTCGGTGGCCTCCCCGAGGACATCGAGTTCCAGCTCGTCGAGCCGCTGCGCCAGCTGTTCAAGGACGAGGTCCGGATGGTCGGCCAGGAGCTCGGCCTGCCGGAGGAGATCGTCCAGCGCCAGCCGTTCCCCGGCCCCGGTCTCGGCATCCGTATCGTGGGCGAGGTCACCAAGGAGCGCCTCGACCTGCTGCGTGAGGCCGACGCCATCGCCCGCGAGGAGCTGACCGCGGCCGGTCTCGACCGCGACATCTGGCAGTGCCCGGTGGTCCTGCTCGCGGACGTGCGGAGCGTCGGCGTCCAGGGCGACGGCCGGACGTACGGCCACCCGATCGTGCTGCGCCCGGTCTCCTCCGAGGACGCGATGACGGCCGACTGGTCGCGCCTGCCGTACGAGACCCTGGCGAAGATCTCCACCCGCATCACCAACGAGGTCGCCGAGGTCAACCGCGTGGTGCTCGACGTGACGAGCAAGCCGCCGGGGACCATCGAGTGGGAGTGA
- a CDS encoding DoxX family protein: MQRYGTGSYGLREPKGVRDLARRYALLPLRIFLGATFVYAGLDKLTDSAFLSAGGPGSIGELMESVRDTSAIPGLVDLGLRSPDGFGYALAVGELLVGLGTLAGLWSRIAALGGVLISLTLWLTVSWQSTPYYYGNDLPYLMAWLPLLLAGSEVLSADAFLTSRRRRIR, translated from the coding sequence ATGCAGAGGTACGGCACGGGGTCCTACGGGCTGCGGGAACCGAAGGGCGTCCGGGACCTGGCCCGGCGGTACGCGCTGCTGCCCCTGCGGATCTTCCTCGGCGCCACCTTCGTCTACGCGGGGCTCGACAAGCTGACCGACAGCGCGTTCCTGTCGGCGGGCGGCCCCGGATCCATCGGCGAGCTGATGGAGTCGGTCCGCGACACCTCCGCGATCCCGGGCCTGGTCGACCTGGGCCTGAGGAGCCCCGACGGCTTCGGGTACGCCCTCGCCGTCGGTGAACTCCTCGTGGGCCTCGGCACCCTGGCCGGCCTGTGGTCACGGATCGCGGCCCTCGGCGGCGTACTGATCTCACTGACCCTGTGGCTGACGGTGAGCTGGCAGTCCACGCCCTACTACTACGGCAACGACCTGCCCTACCTCATGGCCTGGCTGCCGCTGCTGCTCGCGGGGTCCGAGGTCCTGTCCGCCGACGCCTTCCTGACCTCCCGGCGGCGGCGCATCCGGTAG
- a CDS encoding PspC domain-containing protein: protein MTAPQDTAPGVAPDTGPEPPLQRSPRQKVVAGVCGGLGRYCDVDPVIFRIVIGVLAATGGIGLIFYGFAWLLLPMEGEEENEARKLLSGRVEGASLAALMLALVGCGLLLSMLHNSGMLAFAAMLSLAVVGFSVWTQHRRTTVLEEPPGAPAQPPWTTAHATAPGAPPEVKAPPTPGSPSWWRDPIVKDGTTGPMGPGYLWGPSDQPLDEGGSRASAADPFRTPRGSPGTRGGGSIGGLIFLLALVAGGLGTGLSWDTHPLGTSLQFGLTAALAVFGVGLLISSFVGRTGFGTIVLAVITAALLAGASVVPKEIGTDWINEEWRPASVAAVQPRYELSTGVGKLDLSHLTVPEGDTLRTHVEVGAGVARVVVPNGVTVQVDAEAGLGDIRLFTAAHDGVRLATGLHTRRTFGPLEDSKPAGTVVLDLEVGVGQVEVTRATP, encoded by the coding sequence ATGACCGCTCCCCAGGACACCGCCCCCGGTGTCGCACCGGACACCGGGCCCGAGCCCCCGTTGCAGCGCAGTCCACGGCAGAAGGTCGTGGCCGGCGTGTGCGGCGGACTGGGCCGGTACTGCGACGTGGACCCGGTGATCTTCCGGATCGTGATCGGCGTCCTCGCGGCCACCGGAGGCATCGGCCTGATCTTCTACGGTTTCGCCTGGCTCCTGCTCCCCATGGAGGGAGAGGAGGAGAACGAGGCGCGCAAGCTGCTGTCCGGCCGGGTCGAGGGCGCCTCGCTGGCCGCGCTGATGCTCGCGCTGGTGGGCTGCGGCCTCCTGCTGTCGATGCTGCACAACAGCGGGATGCTCGCCTTCGCGGCGATGCTGTCACTGGCCGTCGTCGGCTTCTCGGTCTGGACCCAGCACCGCCGGACGACGGTCCTGGAGGAACCGCCGGGCGCCCCGGCGCAGCCCCCCTGGACCACCGCGCACGCGACGGCACCCGGGGCACCGCCCGAGGTGAAGGCTCCGCCCACACCGGGCAGCCCGTCCTGGTGGCGTGACCCGATCGTCAAGGACGGCACGACCGGACCGATGGGCCCCGGCTATCTGTGGGGCCCATCGGACCAGCCGCTCGACGAGGGTGGGTCCAGGGCGAGTGCGGCCGACCCCTTCCGGACCCCGCGCGGCTCGCCGGGGACCCGGGGCGGCGGTTCGATCGGCGGACTGATCTTCCTGCTGGCGCTGGTCGCGGGCGGTCTGGGCACGGGGCTGAGCTGGGACACCCACCCCCTCGGGACGAGCCTGCAGTTCGGGCTCACCGCCGCGCTCGCGGTGTTCGGGGTCGGCCTGCTGATCTCCTCGTTCGTCGGCCGGACCGGCTTCGGCACGATCGTGCTGGCGGTGATCACGGCGGCCCTGCTGGCCGGCGCGTCGGTCGTACCGAAGGAGATCGGCACCGACTGGATCAACGAGGAGTGGCGGCCCGCCTCCGTAGCCGCGGTCCAGCCCCGGTACGAGCTGAGCACCGGAGTCGGAAAGCTGGACCTGTCCCACCTCACCGTCCCGGAGGGCGACACGCTGCGCACCCACGTCGAGGTCGGGGCGGGCGTCGCCCGCGTCGTCGTACCGAACGGGGTGACGGTGCAGGTGGACGCCGAAGCGGGTCTCGGCGACATCCGGCTGTTCACCGCGGCCCACGACGGCGTGCGCCTGGCCACCGGTCTGCACACCCGGCGCACCTTCGGCCCCCTGGAGGACAGCAAGCCCGCCGGCACGGTCGTACTGGACCTGGAAGTCGGCGTCGGACAGGTGGAGGTCACCCGTGCTACGCCATGA
- a CDS encoding PspC domain-containing protein: MPAATTRAPSSPSPDLEEPPPRKLYRSADGRMLGGVARGLGGHLGLPVAWVRFLFLGLFLADGLGALLYAVFWIVVPLGVGGVEAPKSVFETAPDGRRRLRKPDKGQVFALVALLVGAVSFVGNVDMGNGADRYIWPTLLIGAGSVLVWRQADNARRARWMEVGRRRRVLRLARGLAGVALVGLGLAVFMVVRGSAAQLGNVLTAAIAVLTGIALLAGPYLVRMTQDLSEERLMRIRAQERAEVAAHVHDSVLHTLTLIQRNADDGGEVRRLARAQERELRNWLYNPEGTGKDEADEPENLAEAVKRAAAEVEDKHGVPLEVVVVGDCPLDEKLAAQMQAAREAMVNAAKYGGEGGAVQVFAEVEGNTVFVSVRDRGPGFDLDAVPGDRMGVRESIIGRMQRNGGTARLRSVPGGGTEVELEMERAGQ, from the coding sequence ATGCCAGCCGCCACCACCCGAGCCCCGAGCTCCCCCTCCCCGGACCTGGAGGAGCCGCCGCCGCGCAAGTTGTACCGCAGTGCCGACGGCCGGATGCTGGGGGGCGTCGCCCGGGGGCTCGGCGGGCACCTGGGGCTGCCGGTGGCCTGGGTCCGGTTCCTGTTCCTGGGGCTGTTCCTCGCGGACGGGCTCGGCGCCCTGCTCTACGCGGTGTTCTGGATCGTGGTCCCGCTGGGGGTGGGCGGGGTCGAGGCACCGAAGTCCGTCTTCGAGACCGCCCCGGACGGCCGGCGCCGGCTCCGCAAGCCGGACAAGGGCCAGGTCTTCGCCCTGGTCGCCCTCCTGGTGGGGGCCGTGAGCTTCGTCGGCAACGTCGACATGGGCAACGGCGCCGACCGGTACATCTGGCCGACCCTGCTGATCGGCGCGGGTTCCGTCCTGGTGTGGCGCCAGGCCGACAACGCGCGCCGCGCCCGCTGGATGGAGGTCGGGCGCCGCCGCCGGGTGCTGCGGCTGGCCCGGGGTCTCGCGGGCGTCGCCCTCGTCGGGCTCGGACTCGCCGTCTTCATGGTGGTCCGCGGCTCCGCGGCCCAGCTCGGCAACGTACTGACCGCCGCGATCGCCGTGCTCACGGGCATCGCGCTGCTGGCCGGCCCCTATCTCGTACGGATGACCCAGGACCTCTCCGAGGAGCGTCTGATGCGCATCCGCGCCCAGGAACGCGCCGAGGTCGCCGCCCACGTCCACGACTCCGTCCTGCACACCCTCACCCTGATCCAGCGCAACGCCGACGACGGGGGCGAGGTCCGCAGGCTCGCCCGCGCCCAGGAGCGGGAGCTGCGGAACTGGCTGTACAACCCGGAGGGCACCGGCAAGGACGAGGCCGACGAACCCGAGAACCTCGCCGAGGCCGTCAAGCGCGCCGCCGCCGAGGTCGAGGACAAGCACGGTGTTCCGCTGGAGGTCGTCGTGGTCGGCGACTGCCCGCTCGACGAGAAGCTGGCGGCCCAGATGCAGGCCGCGCGTGAAGCGATGGTCAACGCCGCCAAGTACGGTGGCGAGGGCGGTGCCGTACAGGTCTTCGCGGAGGTGGAGGGGAACACGGTCTTCGTCTCCGTACGGGACCGGGGGCCGGGATTCGACCTGGACGCCGTTCCCGGCGACAGGATGGGCGTACGAGAATCGATCATCGGCCGGATGCAGCGCAACGGCGGTACGGCGCGGCTGCGTTCGGTGCCCGGTGGGGGCACGGAAGTCGAGCTGGAGATGGAGAGGGCGGGTCAATGA
- a CDS encoding response regulator transcription factor: MTENTEATGGPERRVRVVLVDDHRMFRTGVQAEIGRTEETGVEVVGEAADVDQAVTVITATRPEVVLLDVHLPGGGGVEVLRRCAPMMGAVEDPVRFLALSVSDAAEDVIGVIRGGARGYVTKTITGADLVDSVFRVQEGDAVFSPRLAGFVLDAFASTDAPPIDEDMDRLTQREREVLRLIARGYAYKEIAKQLFISVKTVESHVSAVLRKLQLSNRHELTRWATARRLV, translated from the coding sequence ATGACCGAGAACACCGAAGCGACCGGGGGTCCGGAGCGCCGGGTACGGGTCGTGCTCGTCGACGACCACCGGATGTTCCGCACCGGGGTCCAGGCCGAGATCGGCCGCACCGAGGAGACCGGTGTCGAGGTCGTCGGCGAGGCCGCCGACGTCGACCAGGCGGTCACCGTGATCACGGCGACCCGTCCCGAGGTCGTCCTCCTGGACGTCCATCTGCCCGGCGGCGGCGGCGTCGAGGTGCTGCGCCGGTGCGCCCCGATGATGGGCGCGGTGGAGGACCCCGTGCGCTTCCTGGCGCTGTCCGTGTCGGACGCCGCCGAGGACGTCATCGGGGTCATCCGGGGCGGTGCCCGGGGCTATGTCACCAAGACCATCACCGGGGCCGACCTGGTCGACTCGGTCTTCCGGGTGCAGGAGGGCGACGCGGTGTTCTCGCCGCGGCTCGCCGGCTTCGTCCTGGACGCCTTCGCCTCGACGGACGCGCCCCCGATCGACGAGGACATGGACCGGCTCACGCAGCGCGAGCGGGAGGTGCTGCGGCTGATCGCGCGCGGGTACGCGTACAAGGAGATCGCCAAGCAGCTGTTCATCTCGGTGAAGACGGTCGAGTCCCACGTCTCGGCGGTGCTGCGCAAGCTCCAGCTCTCCAACCGCCACGAACTGACCCGGTGGGCGACGGCGCGGCGGCTGGTCTGA
- a CDS encoding C40 family peptidase: protein MAAQRKAAHRKPRQGLFTAPAVRTAASLALAGAATATAFEGAAQAEPQLTPVEVKAAVDRLYHEAEVATEKYNGAKEKAAATEKSLGALSDEAARRTERLNAARNALGSFATAQYRSGGIDPAVQLALSSDPDAFLERASYQDRVGDRQAGAVNGVRRQIGEIAQLRARAEDQLEALTARRAELREQKDTVRTKLAAAQKLLATLSDDQRAAYEGAGDGAHGGSVRTPRGATPAPNARAAQAVAFAYGAIGKPYVWGATGPDSFDCSGLTQAAWRAAGVSLPRTTYSQIDTGTRVSRSELAPGDLVFFYSGISHVGMYIGGGQMIHAPRPGAPVRVASINDMPFSGATRVA from the coding sequence GTGGCCGCCCAGCGCAAAGCCGCTCACCGCAAACCCAGGCAGGGACTGTTCACCGCACCTGCTGTCCGTACCGCGGCCTCCCTGGCCCTCGCCGGGGCGGCGACCGCGACCGCCTTCGAGGGTGCCGCACAGGCCGAGCCCCAGCTCACCCCGGTCGAGGTCAAGGCCGCGGTGGACCGGCTCTACCACGAGGCCGAGGTCGCCACCGAGAAGTACAACGGCGCCAAGGAGAAGGCGGCCGCCACCGAGAAGTCGCTCGGCGCGCTGAGCGACGAGGCCGCCCGCAGGACGGAACGCCTCAACGCCGCGCGCAACGCCCTCGGTTCGTTCGCCACCGCTCAGTACCGCAGCGGCGGCATCGACCCGGCGGTCCAGCTGGCCCTCTCCTCCGACCCCGACGCGTTCCTCGAGCGCGCCTCCTACCAGGACCGGGTCGGCGACCGTCAGGCCGGCGCGGTGAACGGCGTCCGCCGCCAGATCGGCGAGATCGCGCAGCTGCGGGCCCGGGCCGAGGACCAGCTGGAGGCCCTCACCGCCCGCCGGGCCGAACTGCGCGAGCAGAAGGACACCGTCCGCACGAAACTGGCCGCCGCCCAGAAGCTGCTGGCCACCCTGTCCGACGACCAGCGCGCCGCCTACGAGGGCGCGGGCGACGGCGCCCACGGCGGTTCCGTACGCACCCCCCGCGGCGCCACCCCCGCCCCCAACGCCCGCGCCGCCCAGGCCGTCGCCTTCGCGTACGGGGCCATCGGTAAGCCGTACGTCTGGGGTGCCACCGGCCCCGACTCCTTCGACTGCTCCGGCCTCACCCAGGCCGCCTGGCGCGCCGCCGGTGTCTCCCTGCCCCGCACCACCTACTCCCAGATCGACACGGGCACGCGCGTCTCCCGCTCCGAACTGGCCCCGGGTGACCTGGTGTTCTTCTACTCCGGGATCTCCCACGTCGGGATGTACATCGGCGGCGGACAGATGATCCACGCGCCGCGCCCGGGTGCGCCGGTCCGGGTCGCGTCGATCAACGACATGCCCTTCTCGGGGGCGACCAGGGTGGCGTAG
- a CDS encoding C40 family peptidase, translating to MPALASHRRPRTRLRTTTPAVGLTTAALASVTLLSTQSATAAPAKPAPTVEEVQKKVDALFRQAGTATQKYNEAKTASTEQRAEVDALLEAAAEHAEKLNETRRELGAYAAAQYRGGAPSPTMTFFLADDPQSYFDQSQLLDRLTSRQQKAVADFRTRQKEAAEKRVEATKSLETLTESQAELRTSKQRVQEKLSEARTLLSKLTAEEKARLAELEREKEAEAERKAEELARRQAAAAKEEAGRAAKEKTADQGTGTGSGSDTGSASGGYAAKADKVLAFARAQIGKPYVWGATGPSSYDCSGLTQAAWKAAGVDLPRTTWDQVETGTRVATADLRPGDLVFFYDDISHVGIYRGDGMMIHAPKPGADVREESIYSMPVYGSVRPA from the coding sequence ATGCCGGCCTTGGCGTCGCATCGCAGACCGCGCACCCGCCTGCGCACCACCACCCCCGCCGTCGGCCTCACCACGGCGGCGCTCGCCTCCGTCACGCTGCTCTCCACCCAGAGCGCGACGGCCGCCCCGGCGAAGCCGGCACCCACCGTCGAGGAGGTGCAGAAGAAGGTCGACGCCCTGTTCCGGCAGGCGGGCACCGCGACGCAGAAGTACAACGAGGCCAAGACCGCCTCCACCGAGCAGCGCGCCGAGGTGGACGCCCTTCTGGAGGCCGCGGCCGAGCACGCCGAGAAGCTCAACGAGACGCGCCGTGAGCTGGGCGCCTACGCGGCCGCGCAGTACCGCGGCGGCGCGCCCTCCCCGACGATGACGTTCTTCCTGGCGGACGACCCGCAGTCCTACTTCGACCAGAGCCAGCTGCTGGACCGGCTGACCAGCAGGCAGCAGAAGGCGGTCGCGGACTTCCGTACGCGGCAGAAGGAGGCGGCGGAGAAGCGGGTGGAGGCGACGAAGAGCCTTGAGACGCTCACCGAGTCGCAGGCCGAGCTGCGCACCAGCAAACAGCGGGTCCAGGAGAAGCTGTCCGAGGCCCGCACCCTGCTGTCGAAGCTGACCGCCGAGGAGAAGGCCCGCCTCGCCGAGCTGGAGCGCGAGAAGGAGGCCGAGGCCGAGCGGAAGGCCGAGGAGCTGGCCCGCCGGCAGGCCGCCGCGGCGAAGGAGGAGGCCGGCCGGGCCGCCAAGGAGAAGACCGCGGACCAGGGTACGGGGACGGGTTCCGGCAGCGACACCGGCTCGGCCTCCGGCGGCTACGCGGCCAAGGCCGACAAGGTACTGGCCTTCGCCCGCGCCCAGATCGGCAAGCCGTACGTCTGGGGCGCGACGGGCCCGTCCTCGTACGACTGCTCCGGGCTCACCCAGGCCGCCTGGAAGGCGGCGGGCGTGGATCTGCCCCGCACCACCTGGGACCAGGTCGAGACCGGCACCCGGGTCGCCACCGCGGACCTCCGGCCGGGAGACCTGGTCTTCTTCTACGACGACATCAGCCACGTCGGCATCTACAGGGGCGACGGGATGATGATCCACGCGCCGAAGCCGGGGGCCGACGTCCGTGAGGAGTCGATCTACTCCATGCCCGTCTACGGCAGCGTGCGCCCGGCCTGA